Proteins encoded within one genomic window of Arachis ipaensis cultivar K30076 chromosome B08, Araip1.1, whole genome shotgun sequence:
- the LOC107612264 gene encoding zinc finger protein HD1 has product MPLSTMASSIPHHQFYSNYTFTTDLVDFPYHAPNNNNNNASSIIMDNFAIWGSGQDCFFINNHNNITNSLIIDNEALDCDTMNSSSWAVPSFAEQLGGGGVSSDMAVPAISDCKMGFYGGATAGFQDFSSGYRPGLGNFGEECCGFKEDIKQPTYSNATRENWGIQGNQMPAIEEPNIKVGRYSEEERKERILRYLKKRNQRNFNKTIKYACRKTLADRRVRVRGRFARNNELLCEEDMATKKNENHHHHHHHDLKEEFYGGESIQFQLKNDEEDWLQEAMASLVYLSHSSPEDM; this is encoded by the exons ATGCCCCTCTCTACTATGGCTTCTTCAATCCCTCATCATCAGTTCTATTCAAACTACACGTTCACTACcgatcttgttgattttccttatCATGCacccaacaataacaacaacaacgcTTCATCAATCATTATGGACAATTTCGCTATATGGGGTAGTGGCCAAGATTGCTTCTTCATTAACAACCACAACAACATCACCAACTCTTTGATTATTGATAATGAAGCACTTGATTGTGACACCATGAATTCTTCTTCTTGGGCAGTGCCAAGTTTCGCGGAGCAACTTGGCGGTGGTGGTGTTTCATCCGATATGGCTGTGCCGGCCATCTCTGACTGTAAAATGGGCTTCTATGGCGGCGCCACTGCCGGATTTCAAGACTTCAGCAGCGGCTACCGGCCTGGTCTTGGCAATTTTGGAGAAGAATGTTGTGGTTTCAAGGAGGATATTAAACAGCCTACTTATTCTAACGCTACAAGAGAGAATTGG GGAATTCAAGGAAATCAAATGCCAGCAATTGAAGAACCTAACATAAAGGTAGGAAGGTACTCAGAGGAAGAAAGGAAGGAAAGGATTCTCCGATATTTGAAGAAAAGAAATCAAAGAAACTTTAACAAAACCATCAAG TATGCATGCCGGAAAACGTTAGCCGATAGGCGAGTTCGAGTTCGGGGAAGGTTTGCAAGGAACAATGAGCTGTTATGTGAGGAAGACATGGCTACAAAGAAGAATgagaatcatcatcatcatcatcatcatgatttGAAAGAAGAGTTTTATGGTGGTGAATCAATCCAGTTCCAG TTAAAGAATGATGAGGAGGATTGGTTGCAAGAAGCCATGGCAAGTTTGGTCTATTTATCTCACTCTTCACCAGAAGACATGTAG